The nucleotide sequence CAGATGGTGGATGAGCTCCATGCCGTGTGCGCCGCGCTGGAAAAGGACCCCAAAGTCCTCATCATCGCGGGCACGGAAGGCGTTTTTGCCTCAGGCGCGGACATCGCCCAGCTGCGGGAGCGGCGCCGCGACGACGCGCTGCAGGGCATCAACTCCACCATCTTCGTCCGGATTGCCAGGCTGCCCATGCCGGTGATCGCCGCGCTGGACGGCTACTGCCTGGGCGGCGGCGCCGAACTGGCATACGCCGCCGACTTCCGGATCGGCACTCCTGCGGTGCGGATCGGCAACCCGGAAACCGGCCTCGGCATTCTTGCCGCCGCCGGCGCCAGCTGGCGGCTGAAGGAACTCGTGGGTGAGCCGGTGGCCAAGGAAATCCTGCTGGCAGGCCGGGTCCTCAAGGCCGAGGAGGCCCTCGCCGTCAACCTGGTCACCGAACTTCATGAGCCTGCCGAGCTTATGGACGCCGCCCACCGGCTGGCCGACAGGATTGCCCGGCAGGACCCCCTGGCCGTCCGGATCACCAAGTCCGTGTTCCACGCCCCGGCCGAGGCGCACCCGATAATTGACCAGCTGGCGCAGGGCATCCTGTTCGAGTCACAGGCCAAGTTCGACCGGATGCAGAACTTCCTGATCAGGAAAAGCACAGACAGGAAGAACACTGACAGGAAGAGCACCGACAAGAAGAATACTGACGCACAGAACAGCACCACAGACGGGACCAAGTCATGACCGCCATTCCCCAGCACGTCGGCGTCCTCGGCGGCGGCCGCATGGGCGCCGGGATAGCCCACGCCTTCCTCATCAAAGGCGCCACCGTGGTGGTGGTGGAGCGCGACGACGACGCTGCCGCCGGCGCCCGCACGCGGGTCACCGATGCCGTGGCCAAGTCCGCTGCCCGCGGCGTCCTGGACGGGACCCCGGAGGAGGTTCTCGCCCGCTTCCGCACGTCCACCGACTACTCCGCCTTCGGCGGCTGCGGCCTGGTGGTGGAAGCGGTTCCGGAGGATTTCGAGCTGAAGGTCAGTGCCCTGAAAGCCGTGGAGGAACAGCTGTCAGCACATGCCTTCCTGGCTTCCAACACGTCGTCGCTCTCGGTTACTGACCTCGCCGCACAG is from Arthrobacter sp. QXT-31 and encodes:
- a CDS encoding enoyl-CoA hydratase/isomerase family protein, encoding MSTLEFSTLLVEEREDRVVVLLNRPDVRNAIDQQMVDELHAVCAALEKDPKVLIIAGTEGVFASGADIAQLRERRRDDALQGINSTIFVRIARLPMPVIAALDGYCLGGGAELAYAADFRIGTPAVRIGNPETGLGILAAAGASWRLKELVGEPVAKEILLAGRVLKAEEALAVNLVTELHEPAELMDAAHRLADRIARQDPLAVRITKSVFHAPAEAHPIIDQLAQGILFESQAKFDRMQNFLIRKSTDRKNTDRKSTDKKNTDAQNSTTDGTKS